A genomic segment from Maniola hyperantus chromosome 4, iAphHyp1.2, whole genome shotgun sequence encodes:
- the hb gene encoding protein hunchback has protein sequence MLSCASPAGMPPAPHAQSWGSFNQQPIIKSEPMEDGSFSKEQTSGFYSEGFHSASPSSSSKDSNGHSPRSVGSAGEPLPFYENMPLKAKTNLGMHLESYRNGLPYSLLTPPGFEHGRHIEERESSPYEPYSPRSVAAPAHVSTPLARADATPPKSPPRTPTSPDREHDRRSFDRFHDSGFDGVGQNKPDGDDGQEGSGLEDFDEEPGLRVPAVNSHGKVKTFKCKQCEFVAVTKLSFWEHSKEHIKPEKMLTCRKCPFVTEYKHHLEYHMRNHLGSKPFQCTQCSYSCVNKSMLNSHLKSHSNIYQYRCADCNYATKYCHSLKLHLRKYKHNPAMVLNMDGTPNPLPIIDVYGTRRGPKQKPILKMFDQHHIPNNNKPQPPPPSHPLFGNHFPVNLPYLPPLLPHSFLFPPNNNYEQQRTSPKVPEHTVEQQPSPQSILHHRLSYGEVPVEVSSPPPVKSPASLPRTPTAPRCVSPPPANDALDLTNTKISEAGSPPPTERSANAVTPTTAMKNRRKGRAFKLQPAALRLQHEDSKMEADASDSESDASAEAATSTASNSYTCQYCDITFGDLTMHTIHMGFHGYNDPFMCNKCGERSSDRIAFFIHLGRAQHA, from the exons atGCTAAGTTGCGCTTCCCCCGCCGGCATgccgcccgcgccgcacgcGCAGTCTTGGGGCTCGTTCAACCAACAACCTATTATT AAATCGGAACCAATGGAGGATGGAAGCTTCTCGAAAGAACAGACAAGTGGATTCTATTCGGAAGGCTTCCACAGTGCATCGCCGTCTTCATCGAGCAAGGACTCCAATGGTCATTCGCCCCGAAGCGTCGGCAGCGCGGGAGAACCGTTACCGTTCTACGAAAACATGCCTTTGAAGGCCAAAACTAATCTTGGTATGCATTTAGAATCTTATCGTAATGGCCTGCCATACAGTCTTCTTACTCCTCCTGGTTTCGAGCACGGTAGACACATTGAAGAACGCGAGTCGTCCCCATACGAACCGTACTCTCCGCGGTCTGTTGCAGCGCCCGCTCACGTCTCTACCCCCTTGGCACGTGCTGATGCAACTCCACCCAAATCTCCCCCCAGAACCCCTACATCTCCCGACAGAGAACATGATAGGCGGTCATTCGATCGATTCCATGACTCCGGCTTCGATGGCGTCGGTCAGAACAAACCCGATGGCGATGACGGTCAAGAAGGATCTGGACTCGAAGATTTTGATGAAGAACCAGGTCTACGCGTTCCAGCAGTTAATTCCCACGGAAAAGTGAAAACTTTTAAATGTAAGCAATGCGAATTCGTCGCGGTGACCAAACTTAGCTTTTGGGAGCACAGCAAAGAACACATTAAACCCGAAAAGATGCTAACGTGTCGGAAGTGTCCCTTTGTTACGGAATACAAACACCATCTCGAATACCACATGCGAAATCATCTCGGATCTAAGCCTTTCCAATGCACTCAGTGCTCTTATTCTTGCGTAAATAAATCGATGCTCAACTCGCATCTTAAATCACATTCGAATATTTATCAATATAGATGCGCTGATTGTAATTATGCTACAAAATACTGTCATTCTCTCAAACTTCACCTACGCAAATATAAACACAATCCTGCAATGGTGCTGAACATGGATGGAACACCAAATCCTTTGCCAATAATAGATGTGTACGGCACTAGACGAGGGCCGAAACAGAAGCCCATTTTGAAGATGTTTGACCAACACCACATACCCAATAACAATAAACCCCAACCTCCTCCACCATCCCATCCTCTGTTTGGAAATCATTTCCCTGTCAATCTACCGTACTTACCTCCACTCTTGCCCCATTCATTTTTGTTCCCGCCAAACAATAACTACGAACAACAAAGAACTTCTCCAAAAGTACCTGAACATACAGTCGAGCAGCAACCTTCACCACAATCTATTTTACACCACCGTTTGTCATATGGAGAGGTCCCTGTCGAAGTTTCCTCTCCTCCACCAGTAAAATCACCTGCAAGTTTACCTCGGACACCGACGGCTCCACGCTGTGTTTCTCCACCTCCTGCTAACGATGCCCTCGATTTAACAAACACGAAGATTAGTGAGGCTGGCTCACCGCCGCCCACAGAGCGTTCTGCCAATGCAGTGACACCCACCACAGCGATGAAAAACAGAAGAAAAGGGAGAGCTTTCAAACTACAACCTGCGGCTTTGAGGTTGCAACATGAAGACAGCAAAATGGAAGCAGATGCGTCTGACTCGGAATCTGATGCGTCAGCAGAAGCTGCTACTTCTACAGCCTCTAATTCATACACTTGCCAATACTGCGACATTACGTTTGGCGATCTCACTATGCACACCATACACATGGGATTCCATGGATACAACGATCCCTTCATGTGTAACAAGTGTGGCGAACGAAGTTCTGATCGTATAGCGTTCTTTATTCACCTCGGTCGTGCGCAACACGCTTGA